A window of Mesoplasma chauliocola contains these coding sequences:
- a CDS encoding FAD-dependent oxidoreductase — translation MKVIVLGTNHAGTTAVRTLKRLNPEIEVVTYDRNDVISFLGCGIALWVKGEVKDPNGLFYATPEILESEGIVVKMKHEWVSIDADKKTVLIKNLETGETFEDSYDKVIVATGTWPLLPPIPGLDLNGVQICKNYDHAKVIQKANLDDSIKKVTVVGAGYIGVELVDAFVAHGKEVTLVDFADRIMPVYYDAEFTKHVEDRMEKAGVKLALSQGVKEFKGTNGKVTHVVTDKEEIATDYVIFSVGVVAQTKPLEGVVELSDRKAVITNDYCQSSNPDIYAIGDCSTVFNKALNMEMPIQLATTAVRTGILAAANIVNGNKLPSPGFTGANGIEVFGFKMASAGVSETSAKKMGLDYEAILLSDSDRPEFMSTYKEAWIKLVWDKKSRKIIGAQVASENNHTEIMYMLSLGIQKELTIDELPLVDIFFLPHFNKPYNFVTLAGLEVLGLNYFKK, via the coding sequence ATGAAAGTTATAGTTTTAGGTACTAACCACGCAGGAACTACTGCTGTTAGAACATTAAAAAGACTGAACCCAGAAATTGAAGTTGTAACATACGACAGAAACGATGTTATTTCTTTTTTAGGTTGTGGAATAGCCTTATGAGTTAAAGGTGAGGTTAAAGATCCAAACGGTCTATTTTATGCAACACCAGAAATTTTAGAATCAGAAGGCATTGTTGTTAAAATGAAACACGAATGAGTTTCAATTGATGCTGACAAAAAAACCGTTTTAATTAAAAATTTAGAAACGGGTGAAACATTTGAAGATAGTTACGATAAAGTTATTGTTGCTACAGGTACATGACCATTATTACCACCAATCCCAGGATTGGATTTAAATGGTGTTCAAATTTGTAAAAATTATGATCATGCAAAAGTAATTCAAAAAGCTAACTTAGATGATTCAATTAAAAAAGTTACAGTTGTTGGAGCAGGATACATTGGAGTTGAATTAGTTGATGCATTTGTTGCTCATGGTAAAGAAGTTACTTTAGTTGACTTTGCTGACAGAATTATGCCTGTTTATTATGATGCTGAATTTACAAAACATGTTGAAGACAGAATGGAAAAAGCTGGAGTTAAATTAGCTTTAAGCCAAGGAGTTAAAGAATTTAAAGGAACAAATGGTAAAGTTACTCATGTTGTTACAGATAAAGAAGAAATTGCAACTGATTATGTAATTTTCTCAGTTGGAGTTGTTGCTCAAACTAAACCTTTAGAAGGTGTTGTTGAATTAAGTGACAGAAAAGCTGTTATAACAAATGATTACTGTCAATCATCAAACCCAGATATATATGCAATTGGAGATTGCTCAACAGTATTTAATAAAGCATTAAATATGGAAATGCCAATTCAATTAGCTACTACAGCAGTTAGAACAGGTATTTTAGCAGCAGCTAATATTGTTAACGGAAATAAATTACCTTCACCTGGATTTACTGGAGCGAATGGTATTGAAGTGTTTGGATTCAAAATGGCATCAGCAGGTGTAAGTGAAACAAGTGCTAAAAAAATGGGATTAGATTATGAAGCGATTTTATTATCAGATTCAGATCGTCCTGAATTTATGTCAACATACAAAGAAGCTTGAATAAAATTAGTATGAGACAAAAAATCAAGAAAAATTATTGGAGCTCAAGTAGCCAGTGAAAACAACCATACAGAAATTATGTATATGCTTTCACTAGGAATTCAAAAAGAATTAACTATTGATGAATTACCATTAGTTGATATTTTCTTCTTACCTCACTTCAATAAACCATACAATTTTGTTACTTTAGCTGGTTTAGAAGTATTAGGGTTAAACTACTTTAAAAAATAA
- the metG gene encoding methionine--tRNA ligase, giving the protein MPKKFYVTTPIYYPSGNLHIGHAYTTTLADILKRYKDMQGYETYFLTGSDEHGQKIEQKANEAGQTPMEYLEDKVESFKTLWNALKIDYTKFIRTTDEYHEKTVQKIFSLLLENGFIYKGNYEGLYCVSCEEFLNADQIDENNMCKISNTKLELVKEETYFLKTSLFQDFMENEVLASDFLIPAYRRNEMLNSFVKPELKDLSVTRTSFSWGIPIKENPDHVVYVWLDALTNYITALGYMQEDHTNFDKFWNDENTEILQLAGKEIIRFHSIYWPIILKALDLRQPTHLLGHGWILSKDTKMSKSLGNVIDPVELINEYGADALRFYVGYELPTEKDGNFTTELFIESFNAHLANNIGNLISRTNQMISKYFEGYLDITNVKYDSELIIKGKETIDQYIINMDQYKISDAIRNILDLGNVCNKYIEEKMPWNLAKEENFNELKNVMATLQRSLSIIVYLMKPILVENYENMIEQIGLENVNLSFEKLKEWNEINFNKLNDKKIIFKRVN; this is encoded by the coding sequence ATGCCTAAAAAATTTTACGTAACAACACCAATTTATTATCCAAGTGGAAATTTACATATTGGACATGCTTATACAACAACACTTGCTGATATTTTGAAAAGATATAAAGACATGCAAGGTTATGAAACATATTTCTTAACTGGAAGCGATGAACATGGTCAAAAGATTGAACAAAAAGCTAACGAAGCTGGTCAAACTCCAATGGAATATTTAGAAGATAAAGTTGAGAGCTTCAAAACTCTTTGAAATGCATTGAAAATAGATTACACAAAGTTTATTAGAACTACTGATGAGTATCATGAAAAAACTGTTCAAAAAATTTTTAGTTTGCTTTTAGAAAATGGTTTTATCTACAAGGGAAACTATGAAGGGCTTTACTGTGTAAGCTGCGAAGAATTTCTTAACGCTGATCAAATTGATGAAAACAATATGTGTAAAATATCAAATACAAAATTGGAGTTAGTTAAAGAAGAAACATATTTTTTAAAAACATCTTTATTTCAAGACTTTATGGAAAATGAAGTTTTAGCAAGCGACTTTTTAATACCAGCTTATAGAAGAAACGAAATGCTAAATTCATTTGTTAAACCTGAATTAAAAGATTTATCAGTTACAAGAACTTCATTTTCATGGGGGATACCAATTAAAGAAAATCCTGATCATGTTGTATATGTTTGATTAGATGCTTTAACAAACTATATAACTGCTCTTGGATATATGCAAGAAGATCATACTAACTTTGATAAATTTTGAAATGATGAAAATACTGAAATTCTTCAATTGGCAGGAAAAGAGATTATTAGATTTCATTCAATTTACTGACCAATAATTTTAAAAGCATTAGATTTACGTCAACCAACACATCTATTAGGACATGGATGAATATTAAGCAAAGATACAAAAATGAGTAAATCTTTAGGTAATGTTATTGATCCTGTTGAGTTAATTAATGAGTATGGAGCAGACGCATTAAGATTTTATGTGGGTTATGAACTTCCAACAGAAAAAGACGGTAATTTTACAACAGAATTATTTATTGAATCTTTTAATGCTCATTTAGCAAATAATATAGGTAACTTAATTTCAAGAACAAACCAAATGATAAGCAAATACTTTGAAGGTTATTTAGATATAACAAATGTTAAATATGATAGTGAATTAATAATAAAAGGAAAAGAAACAATTGATCAATATATTATTAATATGGATCAATATAAAATTAGTGATGCTATAAGAAATATTTTAGATCTTGGTAATGTATGTAATAAATATATTGAAGAAAAAATGCCTTGAAATTTAGCTAAGGAAGAAAACTTTAATGAATTAAAAAATGTTATGGCAACATTGCAAAGAAGTTTAAGCATAATTGTTTATTTAATGAAACCTATACTTGTTGAAAATTATGAAAATATGATTGAGCAGATAGGTTTGGAAAATGTAAATCTTTCATTTGAAAAATTAAAAGAATGAAATGAAATTAATTTTAATAAATTAAATGACAAAAAAATAATTTTTAAAAGAGTAAACTAA